One genomic window of Arthrobacter caoxuetaonis includes the following:
- a CDS encoding SAP domain-containing protein — protein sequence MTAHDAVRPCVTCITWVTKSFPSTARDLSETEFLRWYWLKEELQGFARANGLSAAGSKATVSSRVAACLAGRPRTEAPARPPRRPAPLVPPLTIHTVVPAGHPCSQVLREFFVNALGPGFRFDAPMRAFFAGNDGTATLAAALDHWHATRSGDARPIGPQFELNRFSRDWHASHPGGTRDQMLTAWKTHRSLPVDLRPAGPAGP from the coding sequence GTGACCGCACATGACGCAGTGCGTCCGTGCGTGACGTGCATCACCTGGGTCACCAAGAGTTTTCCGTCTACGGCGCGGGATCTCAGCGAGACGGAGTTCCTCCGCTGGTATTGGCTGAAGGAGGAATTGCAGGGCTTCGCCCGGGCAAACGGCCTCAGCGCTGCCGGCTCAAAGGCCACTGTCAGCTCACGCGTCGCGGCTTGCCTGGCCGGACGGCCCCGGACCGAAGCGCCCGCCCGCCCACCGCGCCGGCCTGCGCCGCTGGTCCCGCCGCTGACGATTCATACGGTGGTTCCTGCCGGGCATCCGTGCAGCCAGGTGCTCCGGGAGTTCTTCGTCAATGCGCTGGGACCCGGTTTCCGGTTTGATGCGCCCATGCGGGCGTTCTTCGCCGGCAATGACGGCACTGCGACGCTCGCCGCGGCACTGGATCACTGGCATGCCACCCGGTCAGGGGATGCCCGGCCAATCGGGCCGCAGTTTGAGCTCAACCGGTTCTCCCGGGACTGGCACGCCTCCCACCCCGGCGGCACCCGGGACCAGATGCTCACGGCGTGGAAAACCCACCGTTCACTGCCGGTGGACCTGCGCCCGGCCGGTCCGGCGGGGCCTTAG